The genomic DNA TCGTCAAACAGCTGGCTGCGAGGAAAACGGCTGTATGATCGACAGCAACGGTTTAAAGATGGACTCCGCCCTTCGGCGCGTCTTGCGCAACTCCAGCTGGCTGCTGGCCGCACAAGTCGTCGCTGGGGTAATGATGTTTACACAAATCGTCGTAATGACGCATAGCTTGGGAGTCGTATCTTATGGAACATTCGCACTCCTAACAACCTTTGTAATGTCGGTCATTCAAATCTGCGATTGTCGGGTTTGGGAAGCCCTAATCACGTATGTGCCTCGTTACCGATCTCTCGGAAATCTCGATAAATCGATTGCGATGGTACAGTTGTGTCTGATGGTGGAACTGGTCAGCGGTACGGTGGCATGGTTTGCGATCGTTGCGCTCGCTGATTTTTCTAGTACGATACTGTTGCAAGACGAGACAGTTGCTGATTCAATTCGATTGTTAGCGGTCTTGGCTATTGTGAAATTCCCGCATGAACCGATCACGGCGCTGCTCAGAATCGAGAATCGCTTTCACTGGCAGGGCTATTATCGATCTTCTTTGGCATGTCTGCGAATGCTGACAACTGCAATCGCCTGCTTTGTTTCACCGAGCATCGATAGCATCTTGATCGCGGAAATCGTCAGCCATTTCATCGGCTCGTTGATTCTGCTAACGATGGGGAGCACGGCGGTTCCTGCGTTAAAATTATCGTGCTGGAGTTTCTCGCGGCTGAAATGTTTGCGTGACGACCTCCGAGAGATTGCTTCCTTCATGTTCTACAGCAGTGTCGCAGGCAACACACGGATGGTCACGACAAAGGCGGACATATTGCTGTTGGGACTGTTCGCGTCGCCTGCGGCGATTGCCGTATACGATTTGGCCAAGAAGGTTACGGAAGGGCTGTTGAGTCTTTCCAACCCGTTCTACATGTCCGTTTTCCCCGAGATATCCGCACAGGTCGCAGCCGAGAGTTTTTCAAAGACTCGCAAGCTGCAGCGAGAAATCACGAAGCTCGTCATCGGGTCGGTAATTCCATTTTGCATTCTCGCGACGATCCTCGTGCCGATAATAATTCCTCCAGTTTTCGGTAGCGAATTTCGGAATGCCGCGCCGCTGCTTCAGATTATGGTATGGCAGCTATTGGCAATCTGCATGGTCTGGTTTCCAGGTTACCTACTTGCATTAGGAATGGCACGCACGCAAACCCTATTGGTGGTCTGCGACGCAATGATCTATTTTTTCTTGCTCGCCGTCCTGACACCCGTGTTGGGAGGTTTCGGAGCCGCGATTGCAACGACCGGTAGAGTGGTGACATGGATGATGATGGCCTATTTCGTACTTAGCGGCCTTGGCCATGTACGCCCAATCGATTCCTCGTCGCATTGCGAAATGCCACTTACGATGGCTCGGGAGCTAAACAAATGACGGCAAGAGACGTGACTGATTACTGCCTTCCAAAAGATTATCAAACCAGGCCATGCCCACAGATGAAGGCGAAAGGAATGCGACTTGAGAATTACTGGACGCCGAAGCGCATACGCCTCTCAAGCCGTTACCAGTTCGATGTGTACCGACTTGCTCGCGAATTGGCGGACCGTCAATCAGCGCG from Rosistilla carotiformis includes the following:
- a CDS encoding lipopolysaccharide biosynthesis protein translates to MIDSNGLKMDSALRRVLRNSSWLLAAQVVAGVMMFTQIVVMTHSLGVVSYGTFALLTTFVMSVIQICDCRVWEALITYVPRYRSLGNLDKSIAMVQLCLMVELVSGTVAWFAIVALADFSSTILLQDETVADSIRLLAVLAIVKFPHEPITALLRIENRFHWQGYYRSSLACLRMLTTAIACFVSPSIDSILIAEIVSHFIGSLILLTMGSTAVPALKLSCWSFSRLKCLRDDLREIASFMFYSSVAGNTRMVTTKADILLLGLFASPAAIAVYDLAKKVTEGLLSLSNPFYMSVFPEISAQVAAESFSKTRKLQREITKLVIGSVIPFCILATILVPIIIPPVFGSEFRNAAPLLQIMVWQLLAICMVWFPGYLLALGMARTQTLLVVCDAMIYFFLLAVLTPVLGGFGAAIATTGRVVTWMMMAYFVLSGLGHVRPIDSSSHCEMPLTMARELNK